The Acidicapsa acidisoli genome contains a region encoding:
- a CDS encoding class I SAM-dependent methyltransferase has product MLTLLSSQNSQRLRDFFVEAGYTEPNLRKHLGAAELPSRQLRNLPRLLDRTSAPTLLNALLRWFWMGCAQHKSPVREAAPEELLSLLLESGLIELKEDWFVGGAMLLPIDDFLVASDYPSAFETHQAELVLWPNPTSKFLNKFAVRRHSRATLDLGTGSGILSLGAARHSDIVVATDLNARAALFAQFNARLNEVNNIEVLTGDCFAPVSDRSFDLILSNPPFFITPQTDYLFCDNSMELDGLCRRLVKEAPSYLNEGGYMQMLCEWAQVKGQPWEERIAEWLEGTGCDAWVMKGLTQDPAEYAQHRIRETSQDSTNDAAQYDGYMNYYRQRGVEAIHDGLVVMRRRSGSNWVRIEEVPKTPTGNLGELIVSTFAAHDLVRAMEEDEQLLAIRPMLSPNVRLEQICDQAGGQWRAESLTLRLISGFPFHLTVQPLVAEFLATCDGTRTAEEAIQGFAVTANAPLETVRRECLAMIRKLIERGFVVVAHP; this is encoded by the coding sequence ATGTTAACGCTACTTTCGTCCCAGAACTCCCAACGACTCCGCGACTTCTTCGTGGAAGCCGGCTATACCGAACCCAACTTGCGCAAGCACCTTGGCGCCGCGGAGTTGCCTTCCCGCCAGTTGCGTAATCTGCCGCGATTGCTCGATCGCACCTCCGCGCCAACATTGCTCAACGCATTGCTTCGCTGGTTCTGGATGGGGTGTGCGCAACACAAATCTCCAGTTCGGGAAGCGGCTCCTGAAGAGCTCCTCTCGCTGTTGCTGGAATCGGGATTGATCGAGTTGAAAGAAGATTGGTTCGTAGGCGGGGCGATGCTTTTGCCCATTGACGACTTTCTCGTTGCGTCCGATTATCCCTCGGCATTCGAGACACATCAGGCCGAACTGGTGCTCTGGCCTAACCCGACCAGCAAATTTCTGAACAAGTTCGCAGTCCGCCGCCACTCGCGCGCAACGCTCGACCTGGGCACCGGAAGTGGCATCCTAAGCCTCGGCGCGGCCCGGCACAGTGACATCGTAGTAGCCACGGATCTGAACGCAAGAGCAGCTCTGTTTGCGCAATTCAATGCCCGGCTTAATGAAGTAAATAACATTGAGGTACTTACCGGAGATTGTTTCGCTCCCGTGTCAGATCGCAGTTTTGATCTGATCCTTTCCAACCCTCCGTTTTTCATAACTCCGCAAACCGACTATCTTTTTTGCGATAACTCAATGGAACTCGATGGCCTTTGCCGCCGCCTGGTAAAAGAGGCTCCGAGCTATTTGAACGAGGGTGGGTACATGCAGATGCTCTGCGAGTGGGCGCAGGTCAAAGGTCAACCCTGGGAGGAACGCATCGCCGAATGGCTGGAGGGGACTGGCTGCGACGCCTGGGTGATGAAGGGACTGACGCAGGACCCAGCGGAGTACGCCCAACATCGGATTCGAGAGACATCGCAGGACTCCACGAATGACGCCGCGCAGTATGACGGCTACATGAACTACTATCGCCAGCGAGGTGTCGAGGCCATTCACGATGGACTTGTAGTGATGCGTCGTCGCTCGGGAAGCAACTGGGTGCGGATCGAAGAGGTGCCCAAGACTCCGACTGGTAATCTTGGCGAGTTGATTGTATCCACCTTCGCTGCGCACGATCTGGTGCGGGCTATGGAGGAAGACGAGCAGTTGCTCGCGATTCGACCGATGCTTTCGCCGAATGTGCGACTGGAGCAGATATGCGATCAGGCAGGAGGTCAGTGGCGCGCCGAGTCGCTTACCCTGCGCCTGATCAGCGGTTTTCCTTTCCACTTGACGGTGCAGCCGCTGGTGGCGGAATTCCTCGCAACCTGCGACGGTACGCGGACCGCCGAGGAAGCTATCCAGGGTTTCGCCGTCACGGCAAACGCTCCCCTGGAAACGGTGCGGCGCGAATGCCTGGCCATGATTCGCAAGCTGATCGAGCGCGGCTTTGTTGTTGTCGCCCATCCGTAA
- a CDS encoding type VI secretion system accessory protein TagJ, whose product MPLTAKELFQAGKVREAEKMLTSYLREHPSDTAQRTFLFELLCFEGEYSRAEKQLGVLAGGSVEKETGAIVYYAALHAEKTRHELFEKEAFPSDSATTKAPLKGELNGKPFNDLRDADPDIGARLEVFAAGAYLWLPFEHVSSLEMGAPQRLRDTLWAPALVQTAPSFRGMDLGEVLIPAIYPFSWKHPDEAVWLGRVTDWSVDGDGREYPSGQKILLVDGEEVPFLEVRSLQFFHPAAAPTE is encoded by the coding sequence GTGCCACTAACAGCCAAAGAACTTTTCCAGGCAGGCAAGGTGCGGGAAGCCGAGAAGATGCTCACGTCGTATCTGCGTGAGCATCCCTCCGATACGGCTCAACGCACCTTCCTTTTCGAATTGCTGTGCTTTGAGGGCGAGTACAGTCGCGCTGAAAAACAGCTCGGAGTGCTCGCGGGCGGAAGTGTCGAAAAAGAAACCGGTGCGATTGTCTACTACGCTGCACTTCATGCGGAGAAGACACGTCATGAACTGTTCGAGAAAGAGGCCTTTCCCTCGGACTCGGCAACAACAAAGGCTCCACTCAAGGGCGAGCTGAACGGTAAGCCGTTCAACGACCTGCGCGATGCCGACCCGGATATTGGTGCGCGGCTGGAGGTATTTGCAGCCGGTGCTTACCTGTGGCTTCCTTTCGAGCATGTGTCATCGCTCGAAATGGGAGCGCCGCAGCGATTGCGCGATACGCTGTGGGCTCCAGCCCTGGTGCAAACGGCGCCTTCCTTTCGAGGAATGGACCTCGGTGAAGTATTGATTCCGGCTATCTACCCATTTTCATGGAAACATCCGGATGAAGCCGTATGGCTTGGCAGGGTAACGGACTGGTCCGTTGACGGCGATGGCCGGGAATATCCGTCGGGACAAAAGATCTTGCTCGTGGACGGCGAAGAAGTACCATTTCTTGAAGTTCGATCCCTTCAGTTTTTC
- a CDS encoding Hcp family type VI secretion system effector has translation MAVNAYLIIDGRPGPSTSKKDAIDILSFSFGASMSAVIGAGSSGGESRSGRANLGDVTIMKVLDKTSPLLFDDCVTGNYLKKVDVVYDKPMGDDQQDYFKIHMEDALITSIQLSGSSENPVESISFAFSKVKVSYNPEEDGALKGFIDKGFDVLKLKPW, from the coding sequence ATGGCAGTTAATGCGTATCTAATCATCGACGGGCGCCCTGGTCCGAGCACGAGCAAGAAGGATGCTATCGACATTCTTTCTTTTAGTTTCGGCGCCAGCATGTCCGCGGTTATCGGCGCGGGTTCTTCCGGGGGCGAGTCCCGTTCGGGCCGCGCCAATCTCGGCGACGTCACCATCATGAAGGTGCTGGACAAAACATCCCCGCTTCTTTTCGATGATTGCGTCACGGGAAACTACCTGAAGAAAGTCGATGTCGTTTACGACAAGCCGATGGGCGACGATCAGCAGGACTACTTCAAGATTCACATGGAAGACGCGCTCATTACCTCGATTCAGCTCTCGGGTTCGAGTGAAAACCCGGTCGAGTCCATCAGCTTCGCCTTTAGCAAGGTCAAGGTCAGCTACAACCCAGAGGAAGACGGCGCTCTGAAGGGCTTCATCGACAAGGGCTTCGACGTACTCAAGCTCAAGCCGTGGTAA
- the tssB gene encoding type VI secretion system contractile sheath small subunit — protein MARQSAQHKLDRVRPPRVQITYDVEVGGAIEIKELPFVVGVLGDFTGNPEQPLPKLKDRKFVEVNPDNFDTVLEGMKPHLAFAVENKLSDDPEAANLKIDLKFRKFDDFEPANVAKQVKPLKELLDLRTRLSDLRGSLQGNDKLEELLLEAVGNTEKLDKLKGEIGKGESNG, from the coding sequence ATGGCCAGGCAAAGCGCACAGCACAAACTGGACCGGGTGCGGCCTCCGCGGGTGCAAATCACCTATGACGTTGAAGTTGGTGGCGCAATCGAAATCAAAGAGCTCCCTTTCGTTGTTGGAGTTCTTGGAGATTTTACGGGCAACCCGGAGCAGCCGCTTCCGAAGCTGAAAGACCGGAAATTTGTAGAGGTAAATCCGGACAACTTCGATACGGTTCTGGAGGGTATGAAGCCTCACCTCGCTTTCGCCGTAGAGAACAAGCTCAGCGACGATCCCGAAGCCGCAAATTTGAAGATCGACCTCAAGTTCCGCAAGTTTGACGACTTCGAGCCTGCCAATGTCGCCAAGCAGGTCAAGCCACTCAAGGAGCTTCTCGATCTGCGCACACGGCTGTCGGATTTGCGCGGTTCGCTGCAAGGCAACGACAAGCTGGAAGAATTGCTGCTGGAAGCAGTCGGCAATACGGAGAAGCTGGATAAGCTGAAGGGTGAAATCGGCAAAGGAGAATCCAATGGCTGA
- the tssC gene encoding type VI secretion system contractile sheath large subunit, with translation MADAVANPQAAAASVETQEGSLLDQIVEQGRFGVESASRERGKNLVKEFVAQVLDGSMTIAKDAEMMINARIAQIDHLLSLQLNEILHHPSFQKLEGSWRGLKYLMDNSETGVGLKIRVLNASKKELLRDIEKAPEFDQSALFKKIYEEEYGVFGGAPFGALVGDYDFGKHPEDMALLEGVSHIAAQAHAPFVSAASSDLFNLESYLQLDAPRDLAKVFDSTEYAKWKSFRQSEDSRYVALALPRTLGRLPYGAETKPIDEFRYEEHVDGTDHSKYLWMNAAYALASKMTQSFSLYGMCVAMRGVEGGGLVEGLPAHTFSTDEGDVALKCPTEVPITDRREKELADLGFVPLVHCKGTDYAAFFSVQSCQKPKVYDTDSANANARLSTQLPYIMAVSRFAHYLKAMMRDKIGSFMSREEADRFLNRWITKYVTPDDSASPATKAERPLREARIDVTEVPGKPGCYRAVAFLRPHFQLDELTVSLRLVAELPAAAK, from the coding sequence ATGGCTGATGCAGTTGCAAACCCGCAAGCCGCCGCTGCTTCCGTGGAGACACAGGAAGGCAGCCTGCTCGACCAGATAGTAGAACAGGGCCGATTTGGCGTTGAAAGCGCATCCCGCGAGCGTGGCAAGAATCTGGTGAAGGAATTTGTTGCCCAGGTTCTCGATGGTTCCATGACCATCGCCAAGGACGCCGAGATGATGATCAATGCGCGCATCGCGCAGATCGATCACCTGCTCTCTCTGCAATTGAACGAAATCCTCCATCATCCCAGCTTCCAGAAACTCGAAGGCTCCTGGCGCGGTCTGAAATATCTGATGGACAACAGCGAGACTGGAGTCGGACTCAAGATTCGCGTTTTGAATGCCTCGAAGAAGGAACTGCTGCGCGACATCGAAAAGGCGCCCGAGTTTGATCAGAGCGCGCTCTTCAAGAAGATCTACGAGGAAGAGTACGGTGTCTTCGGCGGAGCGCCATTCGGCGCCCTGGTTGGCGATTACGACTTCGGCAAGCATCCGGAAGACATGGCATTGCTGGAGGGTGTTTCGCACATCGCTGCGCAGGCACATGCGCCTTTCGTCAGCGCAGCCTCGTCTGATCTCTTCAACCTGGAGAGTTATCTGCAACTCGATGCTCCGCGTGATCTCGCGAAGGTTTTTGATAGCACGGAATACGCGAAGTGGAAGTCCTTCCGCCAGAGCGAGGATTCCCGTTACGTTGCCCTCGCGCTGCCTCGCACGCTGGGCCGCCTTCCATATGGCGCGGAGACCAAGCCAATCGATGAGTTCCGCTATGAAGAACACGTGGACGGCACCGACCACTCGAAGTATCTGTGGATGAATGCCGCTTACGCGCTGGCCTCCAAGATGACACAGTCCTTCTCGCTCTATGGCATGTGCGTTGCCATGCGTGGCGTCGAAGGCGGCGGTCTCGTCGAGGGTCTGCCGGCTCACACCTTCTCAACAGACGAAGGCGACGTTGCCCTGAAGTGCCCGACCGAAGTGCCCATCACCGACCGCCGCGAAAAGGAACTCGCCGACCTCGGATTTGTTCCGCTGGTGCATTGCAAGGGCACGGACTACGCGGCGTTCTTCAGCGTTCAAAGCTGTCAGAAGCCCAAGGTGTATGACACTGACTCGGCCAACGCCAATGCGCGTCTCTCCACGCAATTGCCGTACATCATGGCAGTCTCCCGATTCGCGCACTATCTGAAAGCGATGATGCGCGACAAGATCGGCAGCTTCATGTCGAGAGAAGAAGCAGACCGATTCCTGAATCGCTGGATTACAAAGTATGTCACACCGGATGACTCCGCTTCTCCTGCGACCAAAGCCGAGCGTCCGCTGCGCGAAGCCAGAATCGACGTCACCGAAGTTCCAGGCAAGCCGGGGTGCTATCGTGCGGTTGCATTCCTGCGTCCTCACTTCCAACTGGACGAACTCACTGTTTCGCTTCGGCTGGTTGCTGAGTTGCCCGCCGCCGCGAAGTAA